In one Halosimplex halophilum genomic region, the following are encoded:
- a CDS encoding HalOD1 output domain-containing protein produces the protein MAREPFDDADETGGDQPGIVRARIEPRSETAEHEFLELIAGLEGVDATELPSLYREVDHAVENLFKRPPSSGAQMEIAFSYAGYRVTIDQRGHVRLIRVGDTVQ, from the coding sequence ATGGCACGCGAGCCGTTCGACGACGCCGACGAGACGGGAGGGGACCAGCCGGGAATCGTGCGAGCGCGGATCGAACCGCGGTCAGAGACGGCCGAACACGAGTTCCTCGAACTGATCGCGGGGCTCGAAGGGGTCGACGCGACGGAGTTGCCGTCGCTGTATCGCGAGGTCGACCACGCCGTCGAGAACCTCTTCAAGCGGCCGCCCTCGTCGGGGGCGCAGATGGAGATCGCCTTCTCCTACGCGGGATACAGGGTCACGATCGACCAGCGGGGCCACGTCAGGCTGATCCGGGTCGGGGACACTGTCCAGTAG
- a CDS encoding CBS domain-containing protein, with protein sequence MEDIFVARLMSSDLQTVGPDTLVEDAAAQMQDNGVGSLVVVDEDNRLLGILTTTDFVDIVAKSKPKAQTTVERYMTTDVVTTTAQTSIVEAADLMIDHSIHHLPVVDDEEGVIGIVSTTDLTGYISSVQTPSPA encoded by the coding sequence ATGGAAGACATCTTCGTCGCGCGGCTGATGAGTTCGGACCTGCAGACGGTCGGCCCCGACACGCTCGTCGAGGACGCCGCCGCACAGATGCAGGACAACGGGGTCGGGTCGCTGGTCGTCGTCGACGAGGACAACCGGCTTCTGGGCATCCTCACGACGACGGACTTCGTCGACATCGTCGCCAAGTCCAAGCCGAAGGCCCAGACGACCGTCGAGCGGTACATGACGACCGACGTGGTCACGACGACCGCCCAGACCTCCATCGTCGAGGCGGCCGACCTGATGATCGACCACAGTATCCACCACCTCCCCGTCGTCGACGACGAGGAGGGCGTCATCGGCATCGTCTCGACGACCGACCTGACGGGCTACATCTCCAGCGTGCAGACGCCGTCGCCGGCCTGA
- a CDS encoding DMT family transporter — translation MSWYLLFVAGLFEIAWAVGLEYSEGLSRPVPTAATGVAMLISVVLLAKAVEQLPVGTAYAVWTGIGAVGTAALGIVLFDEPLSAARVAFVGLIVVGIAGLNLTASGAS, via the coding sequence ATGTCGTGGTATCTCCTCTTCGTCGCCGGGCTGTTCGAGATCGCGTGGGCGGTCGGGCTGGAGTACTCAGAGGGGCTCAGCCGACCCGTCCCGACCGCAGCGACGGGCGTCGCGATGCTGATCAGCGTCGTCCTGCTCGCGAAGGCGGTCGAACAGTTGCCCGTCGGTACCGCCTACGCCGTCTGGACCGGGATCGGTGCGGTTGGCACTGCCGCGCTGGGGATCGTCCTCTTCGACGAACCGCTGAGCGCCGCTCGCGTCGCGTTCGTCGGCCTCATCGTCGTCGGCATCGCCGGGCTGAACCTCACCGCGAGCGGCGCCTCCTGA
- a CDS encoding cold-shock protein, with product MANGKVDFFNDTGGYGFISTDDGDLDDDEDVFFHMEDVGGEDLTEGTEVEFDIESSPKGPRAANVVRQ from the coding sequence ATGGCAAACGGTAAGGTTGACTTCTTCAACGACACTGGCGGCTACGGTTTCATTTCGACTGACGACGGCGATCTCGACGACGACGAAGACGTCTTCTTCCACATGGAGGACGTCGGCGGCGAAGACCTCACGGAAGGTACCGAGGTCGAGTTCGACATCGAGTCCTCGCCGAAGGGGCCTCGCGCGGCGAACGTCGTCCGGCAGTAA
- the carB gene encoding carbamoyl-phosphate synthase large subunit — protein MTQDEDRTILLIGSGPIKIGQAAEFDYSGAQACRALQEEGARVVLVNSNPATIMTDPEMADAVYIEPINTEAISEIIRKENPDGVIAGLGGQTGLNVTAELAEEGVLDEHDVEVMGTPLDTIYATEDRDQFRQRMESIGEPVPESITIESMDEVEEAVEAVGGLPVIMRTTYTLGGAGSGVIDDMDELKDAVRKGLRLSRDDRVMITESIDGWIELEYEVMRDADDSCIIICNMENLDPMGIHTGESTVVTPSQVIPDEGHQVMRDTALDVIRELGIQGGCNIQFAWRDDGTPGGEYRVVEVNPRVSRSSALASKATGYPIARVTAKVALGKRLHEIENEITGQTTAAFEPAIDYVVTKVPRWPKDKFTDVEFELGPAMKSTGEAMSIGRTFEESLLKALRSSEYDPAVDFSTVFNDELEEYYLERPSPDRPYAIFEAFSRGYDVETIREITEIREWYLERFKRIADAAEAAADGDYQAAADVGFTDQEIVALAGGEFNDTHASWLPTVEGPDAPDDDTAMADGGAEAESAEAATSPGPDVTVDEVESQTSDRDFKLVDTCAGEFAATTPYYYSSRDPISGLGRNEVQVDRDAESVVVVGGGPIRIGQGVEFDYCSVHAVRALEELGIDATVVNNNPETVSTDYDTSDGLFFEPITAEEVADVVEETGADGVMVQFGGQTSVDIGHPLEAELQRRDLDCEIMGTSVDAMDLAEDRDRFNRLMDDLGIAQPQGGSATSEQEALDLAHEIGYPVLVRPSYVLGGRAMDIVYSDEDLKEYIEEAVRVSPDKPILVDEFLEDAVELDVDAVSDGENVLIGGIMEHVESAGVHSGDSACMIPPRSLGRDVNRKVRQVTEDIARALDTVGLLNVQLAVKDGEVYVLEANPRSSRTVPFVSKATGVPIAKLAAKVMAGESLDELDVNEQVPEQTSIKEVVLPFDRLPGSDPRLGPEMKSTGEVMGTADSFGKAYQKAQMSVGKPIPLEGTAVVDLSESEFPGRETEAGEELVDQYAEHFDLVTFDDTEEFVDAVESGDLDLIVSRQRAPLEAAVEEEITYFSTLASARAALEAIEAADEPLDVQPVGDRVKRDEYWGQPKQD, from the coding sequence ATGACACAGGACGAGGACCGTACCATTCTGCTGATCGGGAGCGGGCCGATCAAGATCGGACAGGCGGCCGAGTTCGACTACTCGGGGGCGCAGGCGTGTCGCGCGCTCCAGGAGGAGGGGGCGCGCGTCGTGCTCGTCAACTCGAACCCGGCGACGATCATGACCGACCCGGAGATGGCCGACGCCGTCTACATCGAGCCCATCAACACCGAGGCCATCTCGGAGATCATCCGGAAGGAGAACCCCGACGGGGTCATCGCCGGCCTGGGCGGCCAGACGGGGCTGAACGTCACCGCGGAACTCGCCGAGGAGGGCGTCCTCGACGAGCACGACGTCGAGGTGATGGGCACGCCGCTGGACACCATCTACGCGACGGAGGACCGCGACCAGTTCCGCCAGCGCATGGAGTCCATCGGCGAGCCGGTCCCCGAGTCGATCACCATCGAGTCCATGGACGAGGTCGAGGAGGCCGTCGAGGCCGTCGGCGGCCTCCCGGTCATCATGCGCACGACCTACACGCTGGGCGGCGCCGGGTCGGGCGTCATCGACGACATGGACGAACTCAAAGACGCCGTCCGGAAGGGGCTGCGCCTCTCGCGGGACGACCGCGTGATGATCACGGAGTCCATCGACGGCTGGATCGAGCTGGAGTACGAGGTGATGCGCGACGCCGACGACTCGTGTATCATCATCTGCAACATGGAGAACCTCGACCCGATGGGCATCCACACCGGGGAGTCGACGGTCGTGACTCCCTCCCAGGTCATCCCCGACGAGGGCCACCAGGTCATGCGCGACACCGCGCTCGACGTGATCCGCGAACTCGGTATCCAGGGCGGCTGTAACATCCAGTTCGCCTGGCGCGACGACGGCACCCCCGGCGGCGAGTATCGCGTCGTCGAGGTCAACCCGCGCGTCTCCCGCTCCTCCGCCCTCGCGTCGAAGGCGACCGGTTACCCCATCGCCCGCGTCACCGCGAAGGTCGCGCTGGGCAAGCGCCTCCACGAGATCGAAAACGAGATCACGGGTCAGACCACCGCGGCCTTCGAGCCGGCCATCGACTACGTGGTCACGAAGGTCCCCCGGTGGCCCAAGGACAAGTTCACCGACGTGGAGTTCGAGCTCGGGCCGGCGATGAAATCGACCGGCGAGGCGATGTCCATCGGCCGCACGTTCGAGGAGTCGCTGCTGAAGGCGCTCCGGTCGAGCGAGTACGACCCGGCCGTCGACTTCTCGACGGTGTTCAACGACGAACTGGAGGAGTACTACCTCGAACGCCCCTCGCCGGACCGTCCCTACGCCATCTTCGAGGCGTTCAGTCGCGGCTACGACGTCGAGACGATCCGCGAGATCACGGAGATCCGCGAGTGGTACCTCGAACGGTTCAAGCGCATCGCCGACGCCGCCGAGGCCGCGGCCGACGGCGACTACCAGGCCGCCGCCGACGTGGGCTTCACCGACCAGGAGATCGTCGCGCTGGCCGGCGGCGAGTTCAACGACACCCACGCCTCCTGGCTGCCGACCGTCGAGGGCCCCGACGCGCCCGACGACGACACCGCGATGGCCGACGGTGGGGCGGAGGCCGAATCCGCCGAGGCCGCGACCTCGCCCGGTCCGGACGTGACCGTCGACGAGGTCGAGAGCCAGACCTCCGACAGGGACTTCAAGCTCGTCGACACCTGCGCCGGCGAGTTCGCGGCGACGACGCCGTACTACTACTCCTCCCGTGACCCCATCTCGGGGCTGGGCCGCAACGAGGTGCAGGTCGACCGCGACGCCGAGAGCGTCGTGGTCGTCGGCGGCGGCCCGATCCGCATCGGGCAGGGCGTCGAGTTCGACTACTGTTCGGTCCACGCGGTCCGCGCGCTGGAGGAGCTGGGCATCGACGCCACCGTCGTCAACAACAACCCCGAGACGGTCTCGACCGACTACGACACCTCCGACGGGCTGTTCTTCGAGCCCATCACGGCCGAGGAGGTCGCCGACGTGGTCGAGGAGACCGGCGCCGACGGCGTGATGGTCCAGTTCGGCGGCCAGACCTCCGTCGACATCGGCCACCCGCTGGAAGCGGAACTCCAGCGCCGTGACCTCGACTGCGAGATCATGGGCACCTCGGTCGACGCCATGGACCTCGCGGAGGACCGCGACCGCTTCAACCGCCTGATGGACGACCTGGGCATCGCCCAGCCCCAGGGCGGCTCCGCCACCAGCGAGCAGGAGGCGCTGGACCTGGCCCACGAGATCGGCTACCCCGTCCTCGTGCGCCCCTCCTACGTGCTGGGCGGCCGCGCGATGGACATCGTCTACAGCGACGAGGACCTCAAGGAGTACATCGAGGAGGCCGTCCGCGTCAGCCCGGACAAGCCCATCCTCGTCGACGAGTTCCTCGAGGACGCCGTCGAACTGGACGTCGACGCCGTCTCCGACGGCGAGAACGTCCTCATCGGCGGCATCATGGAGCACGTCGAGAGCGCGGGCGTCCACTCGGGCGACTCCGCCTGCATGATCCCGCCGCGCTCGCTCGGCCGCGACGTGAACCGCAAGGTCCGCCAGGTCACCGAGGACATCGCCCGCGCGCTCGACACCGTCGGCCTGCTGAACGTCCAGCTCGCGGTCAAGGACGGCGAGGTGTACGTCCTCGAAGCGAACCCCCGCTCCTCGCGCACCGTCCCGTTCGTCTCGAAGGCGACGGGCGTCCCCATCGCGAAGCTCGCCGCGAAGGTCATGGCCGGCGAGTCCCTCGACGAGCTGGACGTGAACGAACAGGTGCCCGAGCAGACCTCCATCAAGGAGGTCGTCCTGCCGTTCGACCGCCTGCCGGGTTCGGACCCGCGCCTCGGCCCGGAGATGAAGTCCACGGGCGAGGTCATGGGGACCGCCGACTCCTTCGGCAAGGCCTACCAGAAGGCCCAGATGTCCGTCGGCAAGCCCATCCCGCTGGAGGGGACCGCCGTGGTCGACCTCTCGGAGAGCGAGTTCCCCGGCCGCGAGACCGAGGCCGGCGAGGAACTGGTCGACCAGTACGCCGAGCACTTCGACCTGGTGACCTTCGACGACACCGAAGAGTTCGTCGACGCCGTCGAGAGCGGCGACCTCGACCTCATCGTCTCGCGCCAGCGCGCACCCCTCGAAGCGGCCGTCGAGGAGGAGATAACCTACTTCTCGACGCTCGCCTCCGCCCGCGCGGCGCTGGAGGCTATCGAGGCCGCCGACGAGCCGCTGGACGTCCAGCCCGTCGGCGACCGCGTCAAGCGCGACGAGTACTGGGGCCAGCCCAAGCAGGACTGA
- a CDS encoding DUF5815 family protein, translated as MAEPRVPGSEGADIELPCGETVALHDLDMGLREYDCACGEAHAVVMDVHPLGRFVPEFLVEVLTETVETADEFPEFTTAHVMGIVMEEFPEAVVSEDLSDQGEVGYSLLWLTDFDARRLHEIVVELVVELMDHAVSHADDEAAAAQFEEWLHEFDVSAFVDQYREEREFETEHDSAV; from the coding sequence ATGGCAGAGCCGCGCGTCCCCGGGAGCGAGGGGGCGGACATCGAGTTGCCCTGCGGGGAGACCGTCGCCCTCCACGACCTGGACATGGGCCTGCGGGAGTACGACTGCGCCTGCGGCGAGGCCCACGCGGTCGTGATGGACGTGCACCCGCTGGGCCGGTTCGTCCCGGAGTTCCTCGTCGAGGTGCTCACCGAGACCGTCGAGACGGCCGACGAGTTCCCCGAGTTCACGACCGCCCACGTCATGGGCATCGTGATGGAGGAGTTCCCCGAGGCCGTGGTCAGCGAGGACCTCTCCGACCAGGGGGAGGTGGGCTACTCGCTGCTGTGGCTGACCGACTTCGACGCCCGCCGGCTCCACGAGATCGTCGTCGAGCTCGTCGTCGAGCTGATGGACCACGCGGTGAGCCACGCCGACGACGAGGCGGCGGCCGCGCAGTTCGAGGAGTGGCTCCACGAGTTCGACGTGAGCGCGTTCGTCGACCAGTACCGCGAGGAGCGCGAGTTCGAGACGGAGCACGACTCGGCGGTCTGA
- a CDS encoding DUF7124 domain-containing protein, translated as MDSGGSSDMTLAFDLDALKALAYPDRVFQDARQWSEYVGVVSEQPTYVVTNFTRKHRIRQDFFSGPRSRAESLENVQKQFGTERHVFVGTDDEDAELAEEVGWEYLAVSDAAEAAEWELGEPETPDEDAGDDERDDWP; from the coding sequence ATGGACAGCGGCGGCAGCAGCGACATGACCCTCGCCTTCGACCTGGACGCGCTGAAGGCCCTGGCCTACCCGGACCGGGTGTTCCAGGACGCGCGCCAGTGGAGCGAGTACGTCGGCGTCGTCTCCGAGCAGCCGACCTACGTGGTGACGAACTTCACGCGCAAACACCGCATCCGCCAGGACTTCTTCTCCGGGCCCCGCAGCCGCGCCGAGAGCCTCGAAAACGTGCAGAAACAGTTCGGCACCGAGCGACACGTCTTCGTCGGGACCGACGACGAGGACGCCGAACTCGCCGAGGAGGTCGGCTGGGAGTACCTCGCCGTCTCCGACGCGGCCGAGGCCGCCGAGTGGGAACTCGGCGAGCCGGAGACGCCCGACGAGGACGCCGGCGACGACGAGCGCGACGACTGGCCCTGA